The nucleotide window GCCAACACGCTCGTCTTTGTAAAGGACCACGGAATCGTGCTCCGCGAACCCTCGGTGGTCGCGGTCCATGCCGGCACGAACAAGGTGCTCGCCGTTGGCGATGAGGCCAAGCGCATGCTCGGCCGCACTCCCGGCAACATCGTCGCGATTCGCCCTCTCAAGGATGGCGTCATCGCCGATTTCGAGGTGACCGAGGCAATGCTTCGCCACTTCATCAGCAAGGTCCACAGTCGCAGTCGGATGCGCCGCCCGCGGGTGGTCATCGCCGTGCCGAGTGGAATTACCGAAGTCGAGAAGCGCGCCGTGCGCGAGAGTGCCATTCACGCGGGCGCCCGCGAGGTGCACCTCATCGAGGAGCCCATGGCCGCCGCGATCGGGGTCGGCCTGCCCGTGCAGGACGCCGCGGGTAACATGATCATCGACATCGGTGGCGGCACGACGGAAGTCGCGCTCATCTCGCTCTCGGGCATCGTTTTCAGCCGCAGCGTGCGCGTTGCCGGCGACGAACTCGACGAGGCCATCGCCCAATACATGAAGCGGGCCTACAACCTCATGATCGGTGAGCGCACCGCGGAGGAGATCAAGATCAAGATCGGCTCGGCCTACAAGCTCGAGAAGGAAGTCAGCATGGAAGTGAAAGGTCGCGATCTCGTGGCCGGCCTGCCGAAAACCATCACCATCACCTCGCAGGAAGTGCGCGAGGCCCTTATGGAACCCATTTCGACGATCGTCGATTCCGTGCGCATCACGCTCGAGCGCTGTCCGCCCGAGCTCTCCGCCGACCTCGTGGACCGCGGCCTCGTGCTGGCGGGCGGCGGCGCTCTGTTGCGCGGCCTCGATCGGTTGCTCGCCGAGGAAACCGGCCTGCCGGTGCACGTCGCGGAGGATCCTCTCAGCGCCGTCGCCGAAGGCACGGGCAAGGCGTTGCAGGAAATCAACTTGCTGCGTCGGGTCTCCTCCATGGACCGTCAGCACATCGCGACCTCGATCTAGTCTCGTTCGCCTGGACGTAGCGCCGTTCTCCGGGATGGCGATTCCTCGCACGCATGAAGAAAGTCAACATCCTCCTCGCGGTGATCGTCGTGTTGCTGGCGATCTTCCTGACCCTGCTGAGTTCGGGGTCCGCGCAGAAGGTCCAGCGGAGCGTGATGTCGGTATTGTCGCCGTTCCTGCGCACCGGCTCGGCAGTCCAGCAGGGGCTGGGCGCGATGGGGAAGGGACTCAAGACGCTCGACCAGCTCGAAGCGGATAACCGCCGCCTCGAGCGCGAGAACAAGGAGCTGCGCGCGACGAACATCATCCTTCGCGACATGGAGGCGGAGAACAACAAGCTGCGCGCCGCGATGGATTATCGCGAGCGATCGGTGTTCGGTCTCGTGCCCGCGCAGGTGATCACCCGTGACGCGTCCACCTGGTGGAATACCGTGACGATCAACCGCGGCTTCGAGGACGGCGTGGATGACGGCATGCAGGGCGGTCCGCCGATGACGGTGATCACGGATACCGGTCTCGTCGGCAAGGTGATGACTGCCGGAAAGAACGACGCGAAGATCGTTTTGATCACCGACGAGAACTGCAAGATCGGCGCCTACGTCGAGGGCACCCACGAGAAGGGAATCGTCAGTGGCGTGCGCGTGCAGGAGGGTGGCGCGGCCGAACTCCAGATGAGTTTTCTTTCCAAGAACGCGAACCTGCAACCCGGGCAGAAGGTTTACACGCAGGGCGTGGGCGCCGTCTTCCCCTCGGGATTGCTCATCGGAACGGTCAAGAGTTTCAAGCCGCGCGAACTGGATGGGCAGGCCATCCTCGAACCGGCGGTTGATTTTTCCACATTGGCCGATGTTTTCATCATCGCCGGGAAAAAATGAGGGACACGCTCGTCACCCTGGGCCTCGCGGTCGCGATCTTCGCGAGCTTTATCGTTCAGGAGTTCATCCCGCCCCTGCAGAGTGCGGAGGGCGCCCGCGTTCTCATCGCGCCGGCGCTGTTCTGTTACGGCGCCTGCGTCCTGCCCTTTCCGAGCATGCTCGTGCTGGCTCTCATCACGGGATTCCTCAGTGATTTTACCGCGCTGCAGATCGTGCATCGTTCGGTGGAGATGAGCGACTTCGACACGATCCAGACCGTCGCAGGCGCGGTTGAATTGTCGGCGGGGTGGTCTATCCTCCTCTTCGTGGCGTCCGGATTGATTTGCCAGGGTTTGCGGTCGCTCGTTTTGCGCGGCCACTGGTGGCTGCCGCCCTTGATGAGTGCGGTGACGACACTGGTTTACCTCGGGCTGCAATTCGGGATGATCACGATGCGGCGGTTCGATTCCGGCGGCCTGTTCTGGAGTGAAGCCGTGGCGTGGCGGATCGCCGCGCCGGCGGTGATTGCCCTTGGTCTGACGCTGGTCCTGATGCTCGGCAGTCTCCTCTTCGCAACCTTTGTCCCCGGCGACCGGCGATCGCTCCGGGAGTATTGAATGGTGCCGTCATGAAAAAAGGGGTTCCCACATTTCGCATCATCTTTCTCGCAGCGGTCATCGTCGGCGGCCTGGCGATCCTGATCAGCCGCCTCTGGTGGGTGCAGATTGTGCGTGGCGATTACTACCTCGCGAAGGTCAAGGGTGGTTCCCGGGTGACCGTGCGTCTGCCGGCCGTGCGCGGCGAGATCAAGGACCGCAATGGGGTTCCCCTCGTCGAAAATCGCGCCAGCTTCGAGGTGGACTTCTACCTGCCCGACATCGTTCGCGCTTACAAAAAGGAACACGGCAAGCCCCCGTTGCGCGACGTGAAATTTCGCCGCCGCGATCGCTACGGCAACCTGAGCGAGGTGCCCGAGGTCGATATCCCCAAGGTCGTCAACGACTCGGTGATCGAGCGGTTGACGGAACTCGGCGTGGCGGTGGATTACAACGCCGAGCAGCTTCAGACGCATTATCGCAACGAGGAACTGATTCCCTATCCGTATCGCCAGGATCTCGATTTCGACACGATGGCGAAGTTGATGGAGAACAACGTCGGTCTGCCGGGCCTGAAGGCCGAGGTGAAGCCCGTGCGCTATTATCCCTACGGCTCGCTGGCCGCCCACATCCTCGGCTACGTCGGCGCCCCGCGCGACATCGACAAGCAGCGCAAGGAGGAGGCCGAGGAGGGCAAGGATTACAATTTTTTCCAGCCCGACGTGGAGGGTAAGGCCCAGATCGAGAAGGCGATGGACAAGTATCTCCGCGGCAAGCCGGGCGTGCGGACGCTCCAGCGTGACGCGAAGAACCAGATCCTCGAGAACGACGCCCAGCTCGTTCCGCCGGAGAAAGGGGCCGATGTTTTCCTGACGATCGACGCCCGTCTCCAATACATCGTCGAGGAGACGTTGCGGGTCGCAGGACGCGCTGCCTGCGTCGTGGTCGACGTCAACAACGGCGACATTCTCGCGATGGCCTCGGTGCCTTCGTTCGATCCCAACAAGTTCGTTCCGTCGATCGCGGCCAAGGACTGGGTCGCCCTCACTTCCGACGAAACGTCGCCGCTGCTCAATCGCGCCATCAACGGCTACATTCCCGGTTCCACGTTCAAGGCGATCTCCGCGCTCGCCATCGAGCGCGCCAAGATCGGAGCCCAGCACTTCGAATGCGGTGGCGGAATGAGCTATGGCAACACCTTCATGAAATGCTGGATTTTCGGAAAAGGAAATCACGGCAGTCTCGATGTCGAGGGGGGCCTCAAGAATTCCTGCAACGGTTACTTCTTTCGCGCCGGCAATGTCGCGGGCATCGACCAGATCGACGAGATCGGCCACATGCTCGGTCTGGGGCAGCTGACCGGCATTCCGCTTTCCGGCGAAAGCCCCGGCATTCTCGACGGCCCCGAGCATCTGCGTTCGGTAAATCCGCAGGACAAATGGCGGCCCAGCCTCACGGCAAATGTCGCGATCGGGCAGGGCGCCGTGCTGGCCTCGCCGCTGCAGATGGCCATGGTCGCCGCGACGATCGCGAACGGCGGCACCTGTTATTACCCGCGAATCGTCGACCGGGTTGTCGAGGCGGATGGCACCGTCGATACGCCGGAGCCCGTGCGCGTGCGGTCGAATCTTCTCACCGACGCGGGCATGACCGCCGAACAGATCGAGCATGTGCGCCATGGCATGTGGCGCGTGGTCAACGAGGAAGGCGGCACGGCTCGCAAGGCTCGCATCGCGGGCTTCGAGGTGGCGGGCAAGACCGGCACGGCGCAGAACTGGCGCCTCGACTCGAAAGGCCGCAAGACGCAGGACAACAACACGCTCTTCATCGCATTCGCGCCCTACCAGAAGCCGAAATACGCGATCTGCGTGCTCATTCAGGGCGGCAAATCCGGCGGTGGAGTGCCAGCCCCGGTGGCGGCGAAGATTCTCGAACAGGCCTTTGCCATGGACAAGGGCGACCTCAAGGTCGATCTCGCCGCGCTCGAGCCCTCGAAGGGCAACTTCAAGTTCATCGAGTCCATCGATTTCGATCGCGACATCCCCGCCGCCGCGGCGGCCGATCAGGAGACGGTGGAAACCGTTGCTTCCGCCTCCGCCACGGTTCGCGACGTGGCCAGCGACACGGAGGAGCCGAGCATTCGCGCCGAGCCCGACAGCGAAGGGCGCGTGAAGCCGCAGCCGAAGGAGAAGAAGCGCGGCCTCCTCGACAATTTTTTCAACTTTGGTGGCAGCAAGAAGAAACCAAAACCGGAGCGCGAAGAGCGCAAGCCGGGTTGGAATCCCTTCCGCCGCTAGGATGAAACCCTCCGTCACCTTAACACCGCCCGCCCCGAGGGGATCGGGCTCACCAACGAATGATCGAAACTGTCAAACGCATACTAGGTCTGGGTCGCAAGCCCACGGGAACAAAACTGATCATCAGCTGCGAGAAGCTCGAGAAGCGCGTCGCGCTCCTCGAGAATAACCGGCTCGAGGAATACACGATCGAGCGCGAGACCGAGCGCAACATCGTGGGCGGCATCTACAAGGGCAAGGTCCGCAACATCGAGCACGGGCTGAAGGCGATGTTCGTCGACATCGGCTTCGAGAAGAACGCATTCCTTCATTTCTGGGATGCCATTCCCGCCGCGCTCGACAGCGGCATCGAGACCGTTTCCCGCGAGGGCAAGGGCGGCAAAGGCGGCGGCAAGAAAAAGCAGCCCATCACCGCCAAGGACATTCCGAATATCTATCCCGTCGGCTCCGATGTGATCGTGCAGGTCAGCAAGGGTCCGATCAGCAACAAGGGCCCTCGCATCACGACGAACATCAGCATGCCCGGGCGCTATCTCGTCCTCATGCCGTTTAACGACCAGTGCGGCATCTCGCGCAAGATCGACGATCCCAAGGAGCGTGACCGCCTGCGCAAGATCCTTCGCGAACTTGAGCTGCCCGATGGCATGGGCGTCATCATGCGCACCGCCGGCCAGGGGCAGCGCGCCCGCTATTTCGTGCGCGATCTTGGCATCCTGCTCGACCAGTGGGCCGAGATCGAGCGCGGCATGGAGGAGAAGCGCTCTCCGGCGGAACTTTTCCGCGAGCCCGATCTCATCGAGCGCTCGGTTCGCGATTTTCTCACCGACGAAGTGGATGAAGTGCTCGTCGACGACCTTCAGGCCTTCGAGCGCATGCAGGTGCTCGTGGAAAACATCTCCAAGCGGGCCAAGAAGCGCGTGCACCATTATGGCGGCGCGCAGCCGATCTTCGACTTCTTCGGCGTCCAGCCGCAGATCGACTCCGCATTCCATCGCCAGGTCTGGCTCCCGTGCGGGGGATATATCGTGATCGACGAGACCGAGGCCATGATCGCGATCGACGTGAACACCGGCCGCAACAAGGGCGCGAAGGACATGGAGAAGACCATCCTCACGACCAATCTCGAGGCCGCGGACGAGATTTCCCGCCAGCTTCGGCTGCGCAACATCGGGGGGCTCGTCGTCGCCGACTACATCGACATGAAGAGCCGGAAGGACCAGCAGGCTGTCTTCCAGCGCGTGAAGGACCGCCTCCAGCGTGACAAGGCGCGCACGCACGTGCTGCCGATTTCCGCGCTGGGCCTCATGGAAATGACCCGCCAGCGCGTGCAGGAGAGTCTCGCGAGTTCGCAGTTCGTGATTTGCCCGCATTGCAACGGCCGCGGCCGGGTAAAGAGCCCGATGACGATGAGCGTCGAGCTCCAGCGCTCGTTGCATTCCGTGATGAAGAAGCACTCGGCCGACGTGCACGAGATCAAGATCGCGGTGCATCCCGACCTTCTTGCGCGTCTGCGCGACGAGGACGAGGAACTCCTCATCGATATCGAGCGCCGCTACGCCGGCCGGCTGACGTTCCGTTCCGATCCGACCTTCCACCAGGAGAAGTTCGTCATTTCGAACGGCCTCACCGGCGTCGAACTGAAGCCCTGATTCCGATTTCGCGCGGGCGAGGCCAGCCGCCTTGCCCGCGTTCCTACTGCCGCGCAAGCGGCGGAAGGCCAGTCACCATCGAGCCTGGCAGGATTCCATTTTTCGAGAACCAGCCCTGCGGAACCTCGATGGCGTAGGCGATGGTGTCGAACTGGCTGGTCACCGCCCGTTCATCCTTCGGCTGGAGGTCGTGAATCTCCAGGATCATCCCGCTCGCATTCAGATAGGCGACGGAGAGTGGGATGATGGTGTTCTTCATCCAAAAACCCCTCCGCTGGGGGACGTTGAAGACGAACAGCATGGCCGTGCCGTCGGCCATCTCGGTGCGGAACATCATGCCCGTCTCGCGCTCGGTGTCGTCGTCGGCCACCTCCGTGGCGAGTTTCCGGTCGCCGATGGAGAGCGAGATCGTGGGCAGCTTCGGCTGGGGCTTGTCCGGAACCTGCGACAGGACCGTTCCGGAGAAAAGGAGAGACGCGAAAAGGAAACAGGCGACCGGTCGAAACATGCCCGTCTGTTAGCCGCTCCCTCCGTTTCGGGGCCAGCGGATTCTCTACGATGGACGGAGAATTCCGCGAGCGCGATCCCGTCATTGGACAAATCCGTCGATGGGGTTACGTTTTTCAGCAACCCCATGAAAACGAATCGAAACACCCGGGCCAAGGCCGTCGACGTCACTGCAGGAATCACTTTCGCAGGCCTTCTCGTCGGGCTCGGCACAGCGGCGGGACTGCTCGTTTTGCGATTTTTTTAGTCGCTGACTCGAGCGCTTTCCCGGACCGTCGCGGTCAGCGGGAGAGGGGCGTGACTCGGAGCAGATCGCCGAAGATTTGGGCGACGGTTGCGGGAGCCGTGCGGATTCGCGACTTCAGGTCGTTGATGAGCGTGGGTGGCTCGCCCATGTAGACGCGGCTGATCAATTCGTCATGGTAGGGCGAAATTCGCGAGGAGACGGAATCGGTAATCGGACCGCAGTCCTCGCCGGGTTGTTGAAGCCGACGCAGCGCGAGCGGCGTGTGGGTGTGATCGACGCCGAATCCCAGATTCTCGATGAGGTTGCGGGTGGGAACGATGGCGCGGCCGCCGAGGGAGCGACAGGTGTAGTGCCAGGAATAGTCCCACGTGTTGGCGCGCGCGAGTTCGCGACGGGCGCGGTCGAGCGTCGGCAGCCAGTAGCGGCGTTCCCAGGAGCTGGCGAAGCTCGCGCGAAGAGTGGGCAGGCGCTCGGTCCACGAATCCATCGTGAAGTCGTAGTGCTGCCACGCGCGGCGCCACGTGGCCCAGCCCCAGACCCACGCGTGCCGGCTGAACCAGGCTTTCGTCCCTGATTTCATGCGGGATGCGGCGAGATTCGTGCCGGCGACGTGCATCACGCGGGCGTCGTCGCGGTAGCGGGCGAGCATCTCGTCGCAAAACGAGAAGAAGCTCGGGTGGGGCAGGCAGTCGTCCTCGAGAATGATGGCTTCCTCGATGTGTCCGAATGCCCAGTCGAGGCCGCTGGAAACCCGTCGGCCGCACCCAAGGTTCTCCTCCGCTTCATCTCGGAGAACCTCGCACGGCCAGTCGATTCCGGTGTCGATCTGAGAGCGGACTGCGGCAACTTTGGCGGCGTCTTCCGGGTGGTCGGGTCGCGGACCGTCCGCGACGACGAGCAGCCGCGGTGGTTGGGCGGCCCGGATTCGGTCAAGGACCCGGGCGGTGAGTTCCGGGCGGTTGAAGACGAGAAAGATGACGGCGGAGCGCATCGATGGCGCGTCGATGTTACCGTTTCAGGGCCTCGGCGAGGAAGGGCGCGGTGCGGCTCCTTTTGGATTTGGCGACCTGCTCGGGCGTGCCCGCCGCGACGACCTGGCCGCCGGCTTCGCCGGCCTCGGGACCGATGTCGATCACGTAATCGGCCTCCGCGACGACGTCGAGGTGATGCTCGATCACGACAACGGTGCCGCCTTCCTCGACGAGGCGGTGGAGGACGGCGATCAGGTTTGCCACGTCGGCGGTGTGCAGGCCGATGGTCGGCTCCTCGAGCACGTAGAGCGTGGATTTTCCGACGCGGGTGGTGCGGATCACCTCGGCCTTCGCGGTGCTGCGTCGGGCGAGCTGGGTGACGAGCTTGATGCGCTGGGCCTCGCCGCCGCTGAGCGTGGGGCTGGGCTGGCCGAGCGTGAGGTAGCCGAGGCCGGTTTCGACAAGAAGATCGAGCGAGCGCTTGATCTTGGGATTCGCGGCGAAGAATTCCGCGGCCTGCTCGACGGGCATGGCCATGACGTCGCCGATCGACTTCTCGTTGTATTTCACTTCGAGCGTCGGCGGGTTGTAGCGTTTGCCCCCGCACTCCTCGCAGGGCATGTAGGTCGTCGGCAGAAAGTTCATCTCGAGCTTAATGACGCCCTGGCCCATGCAGTTCTCGCAGCGGCCGCCCTCGTTGTTGAACGAGAACCGGCTCGACGTGTAGCCGCGGACGCGTGACTCGGGAATCTGCGCGAAGACGTTGCGAATCTCGTCGAGGACCTTGATGTAGGTCGCGGGCGTGGAGCGCGACGTCTTGCCGATGGGCGACTGATCGACCTCGAGCACGGCGCCGAGCTGCTCGAGACCGGTGATCGCGATGAAGTCGGTGGAGATCGACTTGCTCTTCGACTTGCGCGTGAGGCCGTCGCGGACGGCGGGCACGAGCACGCCGCGGACGAGGGTGCTCTTGCCGGAGCCGGAAATGCCGGACACGACGGTGAGGCGATTGATCGGGATTTTGACGTCCACGCCCTGGAGGTTGTGAAGCGTGGCACCGGTGAGCTCGATCCAGCCGGGTGCGGTCTTGAGATCGCGACGCTTGCCGGAGAGCGGATGCGTCATCGGGGAGCGGAGGTATTTCGCGGTGAGCGATTCCTCGTGCTTCATCACGGTCGCGACGCTGCCTTGCGAAACGATTTGCCCGCCGTTGCGGCCGGCGCGCGGGCCGAGGTCGATGAGGTGGTCGGCGCGACGCATGGTGTCCTCGTCGTGCTCGACGATCACGAGCGAGTTGCCCTTCTTCGAGAGCTGGACGAGGGCGTCGAGCAGGCGGTCGTTGTCGCGCGGATGCAGGCCGATCGTTGGTTCGTCGAGCACGTAGAGCACGCCGCGAAGATTGCTGCCGAGCTGCGCGGCGAGGCGGATGCGCTGCGACTCGCCGCCGGAGAGCGTCTTCGACGAGCGGTCGAGGCTGAGGTAGTCGAGGCCGACTTCGCTGAGGAATTTCAGGCGCTGCTCGATCTCGGCGACGACATCGATCGCGATGGGTTTTTCGGTGGCGGTGAAGCGGAGCTTCCGGATGCGCTCGAGGCCGCGGGCGGCGGACGCGGCGGTGAAGTCGGTGATCGGGTGGCCCTTCACGCGGACGGCGCGGGCGTTCACGTTGATCCGCGCGCCGAGGCAGAGGGCGCACGTTTCGGATTCACCCTCCTCGAGGTCCTCGAATTTTTTCTCTTCTGCGAGGTCGGCCTCGAGCTGGCTGTCGAATTCCTCGGACTTCTCGGTGTGGCGCCAGACCTCGCCGAAGCCGCGGCAATGCTCGCACCAGCCGTGCGGCGAGTTGAACGAGAACATGCGCGGGTCGAGCTCCTCGAAGGCGCGCTCGCAACTCGGGCAGTTCATCGCCGTGCTGAGGATGTGCGACTTCTTCTTCGCGTCGACGATGCGCGCGGTGCCCTTTCCGGCGGTGACCGCGGCGCGGACGAGCTTCGGAATCTCGGTCGCGTTCGCGGCGGAAATTTCGCCAAGGTAGACGTCGATCGTGTGTTCCTTGAAGCGCTCGAGTTTCTGGAAGGTGTCGACGGGCGTGAGTTTGCCGTCCACGAGCAGCGTCGTGTAGCCCTGGCGCGCTGCCCAGCGGGCGACCTCGGTGTGGAAGCCCTTGCGGGCCTTCACGAGCGGGGCGAAGAGCCTGACCGGGCCTTTCGCGACGAGCGCCTCGACGTGACTGATGATCGCGCTGACGGTCTGCGTCTCCACGGGCACGTCGCAGTCCGGACAATATTGCGTGCCGAGCTTCGAGAAGAGCAGGCGGAGGAAGTGGTAGACCTCGGTGACGGTGGCGACGGTGGACTTGCCGCCGCCGCGGGTGACGCGCTGTTCGATCGCGACGCTGGGCGGCAGGCCCTCGATGGAATCGACCTCGGGTTTCTCGAGCTGATCGACGAACTGCCGCGCGTAGGGCGACATGCTGTCGAGGAACCGGCGCTGGCCCTCGGCGAAGAGGATGTCGAACGCGAGCGTGGACTTGCCCGAGCCACTCATGCCGGTGATGACGACGACCTTGTCGCGTGGAATGTCGATCGAGATGTTCTTGAGGTTGTGCTCGCGGGCGCCGCGAATGCTGATCGCCTCCTTCGCGGCGGCGCCGTTCCTGAGGGCGAGCTGGTAGCTGAGCGGCGCCTCCTCGACGCGGCCGACGGCGCCCTTGAGCGCCTCGGCGAGGAAGCGGCCGGTGTGGGACTCCGCGACCTGCGCGACCTGCTCGGGGGTGCCCTCGGCGATGAGGAGGCCGCCTTCGTCGCCGGCGTCGGGGCCAAGGTCGACGATCCAGTCGGCGGATTTGATGACCTCGAGGTTGTGCTCGATGACGATGAGGCTGTTGCCTTCGTCGACAAGGCGCTGGAAGACCTGGAGGAGCTGCGCGACATCGTCGATGTGCAGGCCGGTGGTGGGCTCGTCGAAGATGAGCAGCGCCTCGGTGCCGCGCTTCTCGACGAGGTGGTTCACCAGTTTCAGGCGCTGGGATTCACCGCCGGAGAGAATGTTCAGCGGCTGGCCGAGGCGCAGGTATTCGAGGCCGACATCGGCCATGAGCTGGAGCGGGCGGGTGATCTCGTCTTTGCGTTCCTTGCCCGTGAAGAACTCGATCGCCTCGCGGACGGTCATTTCCAGCACGTCGTGAATCGACTTGTCGGCGATCTGGATCTTGAGGACGTGCGCCTGGTAGCGCCGGCCTTCGCACTCGGGGCAGCGGAGGAAGAGGTCGCTGAGGAACTGCATCTCGACCTTCTCGAAGCCGAGGCCGGCGCAGCGTTCGCAGCGGCCATTGCCGGAATTGAACGAGAACGAGCTGGCGGTGAGGCCGGCGGAGGTGGCGTCGTCCGTGGCCGCGAAGAGCGCGCGGATGCCGTCGAACGCGCCGATGTAAACGGCGGGCGTCGAGCGCGGGCTGCGCGCGATGGACGACTGGTCGACCATCACGATCTCCTCGATGTCCTCGCCGCCATCGATGCCGGCGACGCGGCCGGCGGGATCAAGGTCGTCGCCCTCGCTGCCGACGAGGTTCTTGTAGAGGACGTTGTGGATGAGCGTGGACTTGCCGGAGCCGGAGACGCCGGTGACGCAGCAGAACACGCCGAGCGGAATGCGGACGTCGAGGTCGTGCAGGTTGTGATGCTCGATGCCGGTGAGTTCGATGAATTCCAGGGGCTCGCGGCGATCCTCGGGAATCGGGATCGATTTCCTGCCGTGGAGATACGCGCCGGTGAGGGTATCGCTCCCGAGTTCCGCGAGCGGGCCGCTGTAGGTGAGCTCGCCGCCAAGGTTGCCACGGCCGGGGCCGATGTCCACGAGATGGTCGGCGGCGCGCATGATGGCCTCCTCGTGCTCGACGACGAGGAGGGTGTTTCCCTTGTCGCGGAGCGCGCGCATGACGGCGAGCAGCCGCTGGGTGTCGCGCGGATGCAGGCCGACGCTGGGTTCGTCCATGACGA belongs to Chthoniobacterales bacterium and includes:
- the uvrA gene encoding excinuclease ABC subunit UvrA, translated to MSKFIRVRGARQNNLKGIDLDLPLGRFIVVTGPSGSGKSSLAFDTIYAEGQRRYVETFSPYTRQFLDRMDKPQAESIEGIPPAIAIEQSNNVRSTRSTVGTITEINDYLKLFFSRTAKATCPSCARPVRPETAQSIVTHVMRDFAGQSVLVTFGVPVPAGTAPADFYAFLQQQGFLRVLLYGEIVRTDEPPTRAALPGIIPVIQDRLEVTDANLARLSEAIEHALRLGQGKLEILDARSRTQTPYSSGWHCAHCDISIRPPSPGLFTFNNPLGACPDCRGFGRIIGIDYARVMPDPSLSLADGVIKPFQSGHSRECQADLMKAADRRDIDVYAPFRDLPEADQRWVIDGDASVDLSSDDLAESDGWYGVKGYFAWLEARTYKMHIRVLLSRYRSYQPCPTCNGGRFQPETLNFRLEPAHLTLPELAALPVKRLGEIFDATDMPPGDASAVLVREQIASRLRYLESVGLGYLSLDRPTRTLSGGEIARVNLTTCLGASLVNALFVMDEPSVGLHPRDTQRLLAVMRALRDKGNTLLVVEHEEAIMRAADHLVDIGPGRGNLGGELTYSGPLAELGSDTLTGAYLHGRKSIPIPEDRREPLEFIELTGIEHHNLHDLDVRIPLGVFCCVTGVSGSGKSTLIHNVLYKNLVGSEGDDLDPAGRVAGIDGGEDIEEIVMVDQSSIARSPRSTPAVYIGAFDGIRALFAATDDATSAGLTASSFSFNSGNGRCERCAGLGFEKVEMQFLSDLFLRCPECEGRRYQAHVLKIQIADKSIHDVLEMTVREAIEFFTGKERKDEITRPLQLMADVGLEYLRLGQPLNILSGGESQRLKLVNHLVEKRGTEALLIFDEPTTGLHIDDVAQLLQVFQRLVDEGNSLIVIEHNLEVIKSADWIVDLGPDAGDEGGLLIAEGTPEQVAQVAESHTGRFLAEALKGAVGRVEEAPLSYQLALRNGAAAKEAISIRGAREHNLKNISIDIPRDKVVVITGMSGSGKSTLAFDILFAEGQRRFLDSMSPYARQFVDQLEKPEVDSIEGLPPSVAIEQRVTRGGGKSTVATVTEVYHFLRLLFSKLGTQYCPDCDVPVETQTVSAIISHVEALVAKGPVRLFAPLVKARKGFHTEVARWAARQGYTTLLVDGKLTPVDTFQKLERFKEHTIDVYLGEISAANATEIPKLVRAAVTAGKGTARIVDAKKKSHILSTAMNCPSCERAFEELDPRMFSFNSPHGWCEHCRGFGEVWRHTEKSEEFDSQLEADLAEEKKFEDLEEGESETCALCLGARINVNARAVRVKGHPITDFTAASAARGLERIRKLRFTATEKPIAIDVVAEIEQRLKFLSEVGLDYLSLDRSSKTLSGGESQRIRLAAQLGSNLRGVLYVLDEPTIGLHPRDNDRLLDALVQLSKKGNSLVIVEHDEDTMRRADHLIDLGPRAGRNGGQIVSQGSVATVMKHEESLTAKYLRSPMTHPLSGKRRDLKTAPGWIELTGATLHNLQGVDVKIPINRLTVVSGISGSGKSTLVRGVLVPAVRDGLTRKSKSKSISTDFIAITGLEQLGAVLEVDQSPIGKTSRSTPATYIKVLDEIRNVFAQIPESRVRGYTSSRFSFNNEGGRCENCMGQGVIKLEMNFLPTTYMPCEECGGKRYNPPTLEVKYNEKSIGDVMAMPVEQAAEFFAANPKIKRSLDLLVETGLGYLTLGQPSPTLSGGEAQRIKLVTQLARRSTAKAEVIRTTRVGKSTLYVLEEPTIGLHTADVANLIAVLHRLVEEGGTVVVIEHHLDVVAEADYVIDIGPEAGEAGGQVVAAGTPEQVAKSKRSRTAPFLAEALKR